One window from the genome of Streptomyces cadmiisoli encodes:
- a CDS encoding NAD-dependent epimerase/dehydratase family protein translates to MSTEDPTDVIARHETVLVTGATGLVGSHSVARLLREGYRARVTVRRAGQEAEVRGALRYAEVEPADRLEFAVADLGAGTGWAEAMDGVSHVLHHASPFPLTPPETEDELVLPARDGALRVIAAAREAGVPRVVMTSSYAAVGYTVKPDNNYSEADWTDPDTEGLPAYHKSKVLAERAAWEYVRAQGDIELAVINPTGIFGPQLGDRPSGSIGLVENMLTGRMPVVPVMYFGVVDVRDVVDLHLRAMVHPKAAGERFIAVSGSSISLFGMARILREHFPAAAGLLPSAELPIEQVREAAKTEPALRDAATLQGRIPVISNEKARSVLGWRPRDVSETIVATAECRFRRGLTLPEGDIAQL, encoded by the coding sequence TTGAGCACAGAAGATCCCACCGACGTCATCGCGAGGCACGAGACGGTACTGGTCACAGGCGCCACCGGGCTCGTCGGCAGCCACTCGGTGGCCCGGCTGCTGCGTGAGGGCTACCGGGCCCGGGTGACGGTCCGGCGAGCCGGACAGGAAGCCGAGGTACGGGGTGCGCTCCGGTACGCCGAGGTCGAGCCGGCCGACCGGCTGGAGTTCGCCGTCGCCGACCTCGGAGCCGGCACCGGCTGGGCGGAGGCGATGGACGGTGTCAGTCATGTGCTGCACCACGCGTCACCCTTTCCGCTCACGCCGCCCGAGACGGAGGACGAACTCGTCCTCCCCGCCCGTGACGGCGCGCTGCGGGTCATCGCCGCGGCGCGCGAGGCAGGTGTGCCACGCGTGGTGATGACGTCGTCCTACGCCGCGGTCGGCTACACCGTGAAGCCCGACAACAACTACTCGGAGGCGGACTGGACCGACCCGGACACCGAGGGCCTGCCCGCCTATCACAAGTCGAAGGTGCTGGCCGAGCGCGCGGCCTGGGAGTATGTCCGCGCCCAGGGAGACATCGAGCTGGCGGTGATCAATCCCACCGGCATCTTCGGTCCCCAGCTGGGCGACCGGCCGTCCGGCTCGATCGGCCTGGTCGAGAACATGCTGACCGGGCGGATGCCCGTGGTGCCGGTCATGTACTTCGGTGTCGTCGACGTACGCGACGTCGTGGACCTGCATCTGCGCGCCATGGTCCACCCGAAGGCGGCGGGGGAGCGGTTCATCGCCGTCAGCGGATCGTCGATCAGCCTGTTCGGCATGGCGCGGATCCTGCGCGAGCACTTTCCCGCCGCGGCCGGACTGCTGCCCTCCGCAGAACTGCCCATCGAGCAGGTTCGCGAGGCCGCGAAGACCGAACCGGCACTTCGGGACGCCGCGACGTTGCAGGGCCGGATCCCCGTCATCAGCAACGAGAAGGCCCGATCGGTACTGGGCTGGAGGCCCCGGGACGTCAGCGAGACGATCGTGGCCACGGCGGAGTGCCGGTTCCGGCGGGGCCTGAC